One Tolypothrix bouteillei VB521301 DNA window includes the following coding sequences:
- a CDS encoding ATP-binding protein: MMHFKFSPKILQRLGEELVPNPDQGIIELVKNSYDADATECTVELIKTSAIGGSIIISDNGFGMDKDAISEGWLVLGRSKKAIREVTQLGRLPVGNKGLGRLAALQMGSQVLLKTRPKDEPGVEYSLTINWNDFQEADVVEDVSFDVLKSSTDKKYGTDIIVRNLKNIFTKRDIQRLARELLLLAEPFDNQAGFRIQLIAPEFSEIEQQVNNTYFSDAEYHLKAYINEDGIAEASLLDWQGNVIFRALHSELSQKTSEAPYKTPPTEFELWVFLLNPQSFSARKTSVSVKQVREWLAQAGNVHLYHQGLRVKPYGDPDDDWLNLNYSRARNPEVRPSTKTVIGRVIVNDPSDMLIQKTDRLGFIENEAFLELKRFAIDVLEWMAKERLKVTETQRERVKKQIPRDITEAKAKIEEVIEAKVPQESRPIVLKAVEQYEVITERETKILREDLQLYRSLATAGTTAAVFAHESGKPVTLIEKIAKRIEKKGKEILGEKYQTYLGDPVEILYKVSQSLLRFSNFPLHLLKREKRRAGVVYIHNVIDDMIALFEPFFDEGKIEIIKETINTNPCIYGSTALLEAIITNLLTNAINAFNVTGGRIEGRKIVIRTEIEGSHLKIKVLDNGSGIHNIKLDEIWLPGKTTREGGTGLGLTIVRDSVTDLGGMVQAIPKGELGGAEFIVELTLVGE, translated from the coding sequence ATGATGCATTTTAAGTTTTCACCAAAAATTCTACAAAGGCTGGGAGAAGAACTCGTTCCGAATCCAGACCAAGGAATCATCGAATTGGTTAAGAACTCTTATGATGCTGATGCTACTGAATGCACAGTAGAACTTATCAAAACTAGCGCTATAGGTGGCTCGATTATTATTTCAGATAACGGTTTTGGTATGGATAAAGATGCCATTAGTGAGGGATGGCTGGTGCTAGGTCGCTCGAAAAAAGCTATCCGTGAAGTTACTCAATTAGGTCGCTTACCTGTAGGTAATAAAGGATTAGGTAGGTTAGCGGCTCTACAGATGGGTTCTCAGGTACTTTTGAAAACTAGACCTAAAGATGAACCAGGAGTTGAATATTCTCTAACGATTAATTGGAATGATTTTCAGGAAGCTGATGTCGTAGAAGATGTTTCATTTGATGTCCTAAAAAGTAGTACAGATAAAAAGTATGGGACTGACATTATAGTTAGAAATCTTAAAAATATATTCACTAAGCGTGACATCCAAAGACTAGCTAGAGAGCTTTTATTGTTAGCAGAGCCGTTTGATAATCAGGCTGGTTTCCGTATTCAACTTATTGCTCCAGAATTTTCTGAGATTGAACAACAAGTTAATAATACTTACTTTAGTGATGCTGAATATCATTTGAAAGCTTATATAAATGAAGACGGGATTGCTGAAGCAAGTCTGTTAGACTGGCAGGGAAACGTAATTTTTCGTGCATTGCATAGCGAGCTTTCTCAAAAAACTTCTGAAGCTCCTTACAAAACACCTCCAACAGAGTTTGAATTGTGGGTATTCTTGCTAAATCCTCAAAGTTTTTCAGCGAGAAAAACTTCTGTCTCTGTCAAGCAAGTTAGAGAATGGCTTGCTCAAGCAGGGAATGTTCATCTATACCATCAAGGGCTGCGGGTAAAACCTTATGGCGATCCAGATGATGATTGGTTGAACTTAAATTATTCACGAGCGAGGAATCCAGAGGTACGTCCTTCAACAAAAACGGTTATTGGTAGAGTGATTGTTAATGACCCTAGCGATATGTTAATTCAGAAAACCGATCGGCTTGGTTTCATTGAAAATGAAGCTTTTTTAGAGTTAAAACGTTTCGCAATTGATGTGTTAGAGTGGATGGCTAAAGAAAGACTTAAAGTTACTGAAACGCAAAGAGAAAGAGTTAAGAAACAAATTCCTCGTGATATTACAGAAGCTAAAGCAAAAATTGAAGAAGTTATTGAAGCAAAAGTTCCTCAAGAATCTCGCCCTATAGTCCTAAAAGCTGTTGAGCAATATGAAGTTATAACAGAACGTGAAACCAAGATATTACGTGAAGACCTTCAGCTTTATCGCAGTCTTGCTACAGCAGGAACAACTGCAGCAGTTTTCGCTCATGAATCTGGCAAACCAGTGACTTTAATTGAAAAAATAGCTAAGAGAATAGAAAAAAAGGGTAAAGAAATTTTGGGAGAAAAATATCAAACTTACTTAGGAGATCCGGTTGAGATTCTTTATAAAGTAAGTCAATCATTACTACGCTTTTCTAATTTTCCACTGCATCTGTTGAAACGAGAAAAACGCCGTGCAGGTGTTGTCTATATTCACAATGTAATTGACGATATGATTGCACTTTTTGAACCTTTTTTTGATGAAGGCAAAATTGAAATTATCAAAGAGACAATTAATACAAATCCTTGTATTTATGGAAGCACTGCTTTGTTAGAAGCAATTATTACAAATCTTTTAACAAACGCTATAAATGCTTTTAACGTTACGGGTGGACGTATAGAAGGACGAAAAATAGTTATTAGAACTGAAATTGAAGGCAGTCATTTAAAAATTAAAGTTTTGGATAATGGTTCGGGAATTCATAACATAAAATTAGACGAAATTTGGCTGCCTGGTAAAACAACTAGAGAAGGTGGTACAGGTTTGGGATTGACAATTGTTAGAGATTCTGTAACCGATCTGGGAGGAATGGTACAAGCAATTCCAAAAGGTGAATTAGGTGGAGCAGAATTTATTGTAGAATTAACACTTGTTGGAGAGTAA
- a CDS encoding ComEC/Rec2 family competence protein — MMDSPELIILDVGHGNCALIRDANDVIVIDCPPGGTLVETLEHLSITEILHILISHSDADHIGGIIDLLSNKDIKVHNVHINPDAIKNSAIWKDVRYSLQDARKRGTKVSSELTTTKTGILNIGSVNIEVLAPTPELNLSGAGGTDLQGRRLTSNSISAVIGIVHDSHRVAILAADIDSVGFDNLIQDQKTLSADILVFPHHGGRPGRGNAKKFAEQICTFIKPKFIIFSIDRNRFNNPRIEIVEGIISSVPNVHILCTQLSQQCAASLPSSKPTHLNKLPARGLSGNSCCGGTVTIKIDGRRTTYAEMTLHKEFIVNQVTSPICRKLSSIVKQDNTTI; from the coding sequence ATGATGGACTCACCTGAACTAATTATTTTAGATGTTGGACATGGAAATTGTGCGTTAATCAGAGATGCAAATGATGTAATTGTTATTGACTGTCCCCCAGGGGGTACGTTGGTAGAAACTCTTGAGCATCTATCTATTACAGAAATTTTACATATCCTCATTTCCCATTCTGATGCAGATCATATTGGAGGGATAATTGACTTACTCTCAAATAAAGATATCAAAGTTCACAACGTACATATAAACCCTGATGCAATTAAGAACAGTGCAATTTGGAAGGATGTACGTTATTCTTTACAAGATGCTCGCAAACGAGGAACTAAAGTTTCATCAGAATTAACAACAACAAAAACGGGGATTTTGAACATTGGTTCAGTCAATATAGAAGTCCTTGCACCCACACCTGAATTAAATTTAAGTGGTGCTGGAGGAACTGATTTACAAGGACGGCGATTAACTTCTAACTCAATATCAGCCGTTATCGGCATAGTTCACGATTCTCACAGAGTGGCCATACTAGCAGCGGATATTGATAGTGTAGGATTTGACAATTTGATTCAAGATCAAAAGACTTTGAGCGCTGACATCCTTGTTTTTCCTCATCATGGTGGAAGACCAGGACGTGGAAATGCTAAAAAATTTGCCGAGCAAATTTGTACTTTTATCAAACCAAAGTTCATCATATTCTCCATCGATCGCAATCGTTTTAATAATCCCCGTATAGAAATAGTAGAAGGTATTATTTCTTCAGTTCCAAATGTTCATATTTTATGCACTCAACTATCTCAACAATGTGCGGCTAGTCTTCCTAGTTCAAAGCCCACACATTTAAATAAACTTCCTGCTAGAGGGCTTAGCGGTAATAGCTGTTGTGGAGGAACTGTTACTATTAAAATAGATGGTCGCAGGACAACTTATGCTGAGATGACTTTACATAAAGAATTTATTGTTAATCAAGTAACTAGCCCAATATGTCGCAAGTTGTCATCTATAGTTAAACAGGATAATACAACTATTTAA
- the trxA gene encoding thioredoxin: protein MTTKKQFNSFEEMLSGSDVPVLVDFYADWCGPCHMMSPILEQVNAQLQGRIRVVKIDTEKYPQLATEYRIEALPTLMVFKQGQPVDRIEGVVQAPQLIQHLNTLI from the coding sequence ATGACTACCAAAAAGCAATTCAACAGCTTTGAAGAGATGCTATCTGGCTCTGATGTTCCTGTCTTAGTGGATTTTTACGCTGACTGGTGCGGTCCTTGTCACATGATGAGCCCGATTCTAGAGCAAGTCAACGCCCAACTCCAAGGGCGGATTAGAGTTGTCAAAATTGATACTGAAAAATATCCCCAGCTGGCAACAGAGTATCGGATTGAAGCTTTACCAACACTGATGGTGTTTAAACAAGGTCAGCCCGTGGATCGGATTGAAGGTGTCGTACAAGCACCACAATTGATACAACATTTGAATACGTTAATTTAA
- the fabG gene encoding 3-oxoacyl-[acyl-carrier-protein] reductase produces MDLLPENLQNLRGQVAVVTGASRGIGRAIALELAKLGANVVVNYASSSSAADEVVKTITDAGGQAIALQADASKADQVEALVNTVMEKLSRVDILVNNAGITRDTLLLRMKPEDWQAVIDLNLTGVFLCTRAVSKIMLKQRSGRIINITSVAGQMGNPGQANYSAAKAGVIGFTKTVAKEFASRGITVNAVAPGFISTDMTSDLKSEEILKFIPLSRYGQPEEVAGMVRFLAADPAAAYITGQVFNVDGGMVM; encoded by the coding sequence ATGGACTTATTGCCGGAGAATTTGCAAAATTTACGCGGACAAGTCGCTGTTGTGACTGGTGCTTCACGAGGAATTGGACGTGCGATCGCACTCGAATTGGCAAAACTGGGCGCGAACGTAGTCGTCAACTACGCCAGTTCCAGCAGTGCGGCTGACGAAGTTGTCAAGACAATTACCGATGCTGGAGGTCAGGCGATCGCATTACAAGCAGACGCAAGCAAAGCCGACCAAGTAGAAGCCTTAGTCAACACGGTCATGGAGAAACTCAGCCGAGTTGACATTTTAGTCAACAATGCAGGTATAACTCGCGACACGTTACTTTTACGCATGAAGCCAGAAGATTGGCAAGCCGTCATCGATCTCAACCTCACGGGAGTTTTTCTCTGTACTCGTGCTGTCAGTAAAATTATGCTCAAGCAACGTTCGGGGCGAATCATTAACATTACCTCCGTTGCAGGGCAAATGGGCAATCCCGGACAAGCCAATTACAGTGCAGCAAAAGCAGGAGTTATTGGCTTTACCAAAACAGTCGCTAAAGAATTTGCTTCTCGCGGTATCACCGTCAACGCAGTTGCTCCGGGCTTTATATCCACTGACATGACAAGCGACCTAAAATCTGAAGAAATTCTAAAATTTATTCCCTTAAGCCGTTACGGTCAACCAGAAGAAGTTGCGGGGATGGTACGCTTTTTAGCTGCCGATCCAGCAGCAGCATATATTACCGGACAAGTCTTTAACGTCGATGGCGGAATGGTAATGTAA
- a CDS encoding MraY family glycosyltransferase translates to MNIYNALRYLGIADPSGSGWLAVVFTFLLAYAVTWRMIPSVRKFALKVGWADQPNARRLNREPLPNAGGLAIYAGVIAAVVLASLLRPIELERVLAQVLTILLGGSILVLVGFIDDQFGLPPLFRLLIQILTALLLVANRITMNVSFGTPFDYILSILLTVLWVVGITNAINLMDGMDGLAGGVSFISAMSLLAVSAQVPNRAAATLVLAALGGAALGFLRHNFHPSRIIMGDAGAYFFGYVLAATGILGNLQAPTAVSLVAPVLFLLLPVLDTTQVFIRRLMAGKNPLSTPGKDHLHHRLLAWGLSQRHAALTLWTIALICNLLAMRLQNMSLLQMLATTVGIVSLLGFVVLQRIRTA, encoded by the coding sequence ATGAATATATACAACGCCCTTCGTTACCTAGGTATTGCTGACCCCAGTGGTTCCGGCTGGTTGGCAGTAGTTTTTACATTTCTCTTAGCTTATGCAGTCACTTGGCGCATGATTCCCTCAGTTCGTAAGTTTGCCTTGAAAGTTGGATGGGCTGACCAACCAAATGCACGACGACTTAACCGCGAACCTCTACCCAATGCAGGGGGTTTGGCTATTTATGCGGGCGTGATTGCTGCGGTGGTACTCGCGAGTCTCTTACGACCTATTGAACTTGAAAGAGTGCTGGCTCAGGTACTCACTATTTTACTAGGTGGTTCGATCTTAGTACTTGTGGGTTTTATCGACGACCAGTTCGGTTTACCTCCTCTTTTTCGCTTATTAATTCAAATACTGACAGCTCTGTTATTGGTTGCCAATCGGATCACCATGAATGTTTCCTTTGGCACTCCATTTGACTATATACTATCGATATTACTAACAGTACTGTGGGTGGTAGGAATCACCAATGCCATTAACTTGATGGACGGCATGGATGGTTTGGCAGGAGGAGTCAGTTTTATCTCTGCCATGAGTCTACTCGCTGTTTCCGCCCAAGTTCCCAACCGTGCTGCAGCAACATTAGTTTTGGCAGCACTCGGAGGTGCAGCACTAGGTTTTTTACGTCATAATTTCCACCCCTCACGAATTATTATGGGTGATGCTGGAGCATACTTTTTCGGTTACGTACTAGCAGCTACTGGTATTTTAGGGAACTTACAAGCCCCCACAGCTGTCTCTTTAGTAGCTCCAGTTTTATTTCTACTCCTACCAGTGCTAGACACGACTCAAGTGTTTATCAGACGCTTGATGGCAGGTAAAAATCCTCTTAGCACTCCTGGTAAAGACCACCTACATCACCGCTTGCTTGCATGGGGTCTATCTCAACGTCATGCAGCGCTTACTCTTTGGACAATTGCTTTGATTTGCAATTTGTTGGCGATGAGATTGCAAAATATGAGTTTACTACAGATGCTTGCCACTACCGTTGGCATAGTCTCTCTCTTGGGCTTCGTGGTTTTGCAAAGAATACGAACGGCTTGA
- the groL gene encoding chaperonin GroEL (60 kDa chaperone family; promotes refolding of misfolded polypeptides especially under stressful conditions; forms two stacked rings of heptamers to form a barrel-shaped 14mer; ends can be capped by GroES; misfolded proteins enter the barrel where they are refolded when GroES binds) encodes MAKIVSFNEDSRRALERGINALADAVKITLGPKGRNVLLEKKFGAPQIVNDGITVAKEIELEDPLENTGARLVQEAASKTKDVAGDGTTTATVLAQAIVKEGLKNVAAGSNPIALKRGIDKTVDILVQEIAAVAKPVEGAAIAQVASVSAGNDDEVGSMLAEAMEKVTKDGVITVEESKSLTTELEVVEGMQIDRGYISPYFITNNERMTVEFENARILITDKKISTIQDLVPVLEKVARLGQPLLVIAEDVEGEALATLVVNKARGVLTVCAIKAPGFGDRRKAMLQDIAILTNGQLISEEIGLSLDAASLEMLGTARRITIDKENTTIVAAGDNTKADVQKRIGQIRKQLEDTDSEYDKEKLQERIAKLAGGVAVIKVGAATETELKDRKLRIEDALNATKAAVEEGIVPGGGTTLIHLSKKVAEFKESLSGEEKIAADIVARSLEAPLRQIADNAGVEGSVVVERVRETDFNIGYNAATGEFEDLIAAGIIDPAKVVRSALQNAASIAGMVLTTEALVVEKPEKKPPAGAPDMGGMGGMGGMGGMGGMGMM; translated from the coding sequence ATGGCGAAAATTGTTTCATTCAATGAGGACTCTCGGCGGGCGTTAGAACGAGGAATCAACGCTCTAGCTGATGCCGTGAAAATTACTTTGGGACCAAAGGGTCGTAACGTTCTGTTAGAGAAAAAATTCGGTGCGCCTCAAATTGTTAATGATGGTATCACCGTTGCTAAAGAAATTGAACTGGAAGACCCCCTGGAAAACACGGGTGCAAGACTTGTCCAGGAAGCAGCATCAAAAACAAAAGATGTTGCTGGAGATGGGACTACCACTGCAACTGTATTGGCGCAGGCGATAGTCAAGGAAGGTTTGAAGAACGTTGCTGCGGGTAGTAATCCTATTGCCCTAAAGCGGGGAATCGACAAAACTGTCGATATTTTGGTACAAGAAATTGCCGCCGTGGCAAAACCAGTGGAAGGGGCTGCGATCGCACAAGTGGCTTCAGTTTCGGCTGGTAACGACGATGAAGTCGGTAGCATGCTAGCTGAGGCGATGGAAAAAGTCACCAAAGATGGTGTAATCACTGTAGAAGAATCTAAGTCTCTGACAACTGAACTAGAAGTTGTTGAAGGGATGCAGATAGACAGAGGTTACATATCTCCCTACTTCATCACTAACAACGAGCGGATGACAGTAGAATTTGAAAATGCCCGCATCCTCATTACTGATAAAAAAATCAGCACAATTCAGGATTTAGTTCCTGTTTTGGAAAAAGTGGCTCGTTTGGGTCAACCTTTGTTGGTGATTGCTGAAGATGTAGAAGGGGAAGCTTTAGCAACTTTGGTGGTCAACAAAGCACGAGGAGTGCTGACTGTTTGCGCTATCAAAGCTCCTGGGTTTGGCGATCGCCGTAAAGCCATGTTACAAGATATTGCCATTCTCACCAACGGACAGTTGATTTCCGAAGAAATCGGTTTAAGCTTAGACGCTGCTTCTTTGGAAATGCTGGGAACTGCTCGTAGAATCACAATTGATAAAGAAAACACAACTATCGTTGCTGCGGGTGACAACACCAAAGCAGACGTACAAAAGAGAATTGGTCAAATTCGCAAACAACTCGAAGACACCGATTCAGAATACGATAAAGAAAAATTGCAAGAGCGCATCGCCAAACTTGCTGGTGGTGTTGCGGTTATTAAAGTAGGTGCAGCAACAGAAACCGAACTCAAAGACCGCAAACTCAGAATTGAAGACGCTCTTAACGCTACCAAAGCGGCTGTAGAAGAAGGTATAGTTCCCGGTGGTGGAACAACCCTCATTCACCTGTCCAAGAAAGTAGCAGAGTTTAAAGAAAGCCTCAGTGGCGAAGAAAAGATTGCGGCTGATATTGTAGCGCGATCGCTCGAAGCACCCCTGCGCCAAATTGCAGACAACGCAGGCGTTGAAGGCTCCGTTGTTGTTGAAAGAGTGCGGGAAACCGATTTCAATATTGGCTACAACGCTGCTACTGGTGAATTTGAAGACTTAATTGCTGCGGGAATTATTGACCCTGCAAAAGTAGTACGTTCAGCGTTGCAAAATGCTGCGTCTATTGCAGGAATGGTCTTAACTACCGAAGCACTCGTTGTTGAAAAACCCGAGAAGAAACCACCAGCTGGTGCGCCTGACATGGGCGGTATGGGTGGTATGGGTGGTATGGGTGGCATGGGTGGCATGGGCATGATGTAA
- a CDS encoding alpha-amylase family glycosyl hydrolase, with protein MVSTTQPTSNFTETPVSSKQPGMGSTVYDRGTAFRVWAPFANKVHVALYERENQDNTQPQKLIELASENNGYWSGDAEGIKQGQLYRYRIVNRDSEQVLWKIDPYAKDVTSSVGKGIVSRSDFEWTDDNFQMPDFNSLIIYELHLGTFNDTPHGEPGDLTKAIERLPYLRDLGINCINLMPTSEFAANFSWGYNTAFPFALESAYGHLDDFKNFVNTAHNYGVGIILDCVYNHFGPSDLQDGLWRFDGWSLDNWGGVYFYNDGRAITPWGNTKPDYGRPEVRQFLRDNAMFWLGECHCDGLRIDSTCNIWGFDNGKGWNNDGFNLLRWISDEINYFFKYPRHKILIAEDWHNDGWLTKPTPEGGAGMSAEWHWFIHKVRHELENPLDEYRNMNEIASALYGRFNGDAFKRVVYTESHDETANGKTRVNRQIDPNNPESWVAKKRSTLGAAIVLTAPGIPMIWQGQEFLEVDHFRDDDPLDWNRLQRFAGIHDLYQRLCLLRRNWDNNTRGLRGQHINCHVVDNLNKVTAYHRWDRGGAGDDVIVILNFSNRYWDSYRVGLPRLGTWWCRFSSDWNGYSGDFSNFGGHAVSGEFSPKDGMAYSAGFAIAPYSALIYSQ; from the coding sequence ATGGTTTCCACCACGCAACCAACTTCAAATTTCACAGAGACTCCTGTAAGCAGCAAACAACCAGGAATGGGTAGTACTGTTTACGATCGCGGTACGGCTTTTAGAGTGTGGGCACCATTTGCCAATAAAGTTCATGTTGCCCTATACGAACGAGAAAATCAGGATAACACTCAGCCGCAAAAACTTATAGAACTAGCTTCTGAAAATAATGGTTATTGGTCAGGTGATGCGGAAGGTATTAAACAAGGACAGCTCTATAGATATCGCATCGTTAATCGAGATTCAGAACAAGTCCTTTGGAAAATAGATCCTTATGCTAAAGATGTAACGAGTTCAGTTGGTAAAGGAATTGTCAGTCGTTCGGATTTTGAGTGGACTGATGATAATTTTCAAATGCCTGATTTCAACTCGCTGATTATCTATGAGTTGCACTTGGGTACGTTTAACGACACGCCTCATGGAGAACCAGGAGATTTAACAAAGGCGATTGAGAGATTGCCTTATTTGCGGGATCTGGGAATTAACTGCATTAACTTGATGCCCACGAGTGAATTTGCAGCCAATTTTTCCTGGGGATATAATACCGCTTTTCCATTTGCTCTGGAATCTGCCTACGGTCACTTAGATGACTTTAAAAATTTTGTAAATACAGCTCACAATTATGGTGTTGGCATCATTCTTGACTGCGTGTACAACCATTTTGGCCCCAGCGATTTACAAGATGGTTTGTGGCGCTTCGATGGTTGGAGTTTAGATAACTGGGGTGGTGTCTATTTCTACAACGATGGACGTGCCATAACGCCTTGGGGAAATACCAAACCAGATTATGGCAGACCGGAAGTGCGTCAGTTCCTCCGGGATAATGCCATGTTTTGGTTGGGAGAATGTCACTGTGATGGGTTGAGGATAGATAGCACCTGTAACATATGGGGATTTGATAATGGGAAAGGGTGGAATAATGATGGCTTTAATCTGTTGCGTTGGATTAGCGATGAGATAAACTACTTTTTCAAATATCCCAGACACAAGATTTTGATAGCTGAAGACTGGCATAACGACGGGTGGTTAACTAAGCCAACTCCTGAAGGGGGCGCAGGAATGAGTGCTGAATGGCACTGGTTTATTCACAAAGTCCGACACGAATTGGAAAATCCCTTAGATGAGTATCGGAACATGAATGAGATTGCCAGTGCGCTTTACGGTCGTTTCAATGGCGATGCTTTTAAGCGAGTGGTTTATACAGAATCTCATGATGAAACGGCAAATGGAAAAACTCGAGTTAACAGGCAAATAGACCCCAATAACCCCGAATCATGGGTTGCTAAAAAGCGGTCAACGTTGGGGGCTGCCATTGTTCTCACCGCACCTGGAATTCCCATGATTTGGCAAGGTCAAGAGTTTCTCGAAGTGGATCATTTTCGCGATGACGATCCTTTAGACTGGAATAGACTGCAGCGCTTTGCTGGTATTCACGACCTCTACCAACGCCTTTGTCTATTGCGGCGCAATTGGGATAACAATACTCGCGGTTTGAGAGGACAGCATATAAACTGCCATGTAGTTGATAACTTGAATAAGGTAACTGCTTACCATCGTTGGGATCGAGGTGGTGCTGGTGATGACGTTATTGTCATTTTAAATTTCTCCAACCGCTATTGGGATTCTTACCGAGTGGGTTTACCTCGCTTGGGTACTTGGTGGTGTCGCTTCTCAAGCGATTGGAATGGGTATAGTGGCGATTTCAGTAATTTTGGCGGACACGCTGTGAGTGGCGAGTTTTCTCCCAAAGATGGAATGGCATACAGCGCTGGTTTTGCGATCGCTCCTTACAGTGCTCTCATTTATTCTCAATGA
- a CDS encoding response regulator, whose translation MIRVLLVDDQPLFRQGLASLLSLEEDLKIIGQASHGNEAIALSESLQPDVILMDVRMPICDGVVATREIHQRFPWIRILVLTTFDEDEYIWESLQAGALGYLLKSTPSAQLAAAIRTLHQGHCQLGPTIASKVFAQLRPPTANKQNTVQYRLSDRELEVLTLIAQGKSNKEIAKTLFLTEGTVKNYVTQILGRLGLRDRTQAALWAKENLII comes from the coding sequence ATGATTCGAGTGTTGCTTGTAGACGATCAACCACTTTTTCGCCAAGGATTAGCGTCTTTACTGTCTTTAGAAGAGGATTTGAAAATTATTGGACAAGCGAGTCACGGAAATGAGGCTATTGCTCTTAGTGAAAGTTTACAACCAGATGTTATTCTTATGGACGTAAGAATGCCCATCTGTGATGGTGTGGTTGCGACTCGCGAAATTCACCAGCGTTTTCCTTGGATAAGAATTCTCGTGCTGACAACGTTTGATGAAGATGAATATATTTGGGAATCGCTACAAGCAGGCGCACTCGGTTATCTTCTAAAAAGTACCCCCTCAGCCCAGCTGGCTGCAGCAATTCGTACACTTCATCAAGGACATTGTCAACTAGGTCCTACAATTGCTTCAAAAGTCTTTGCCCAGTTACGCCCCCCAACAGCTAACAAGCAAAATACAGTACAGTATCGTTTAAGCGATCGCGAATTAGAAGTTTTGACTTTAATTGCTCAAGGCAAAAGCAACAAGGAAATTGCCAAAACGCTATTTCTTACAGAAGGAACGGTGAAGAATTACGTAACTCAAATTCTGGGACGTTTGGGTTTGAGAGATCGCACGCAAGCTGCTTTGTGGGCAAAGGAAAATTTAATAATTTAA
- a CDS encoding sensor histidine kinase — translation MNSITNTSSIRRTLQYIEWTLLGVYLVLIIVNRRENSYLSLPIPTFTSFACLTALTVLSFFFPLNRPMWQKKIYIFLEILSVMLPRSVDVNFEILLYLIIAKSCFLIERKFIVIIVILSGIIWNSLLVWSLPQKLKFKRSHLAQQISELYDTKFSITKEIINDTGGYLAASTFVLLFSFVVIAEQKSRQKAEILTKQVETLAATLERTRIAREIHDSLGHSLTTLDVQLELAQKLYQRDPIQSAKSLDIAKQLANQCLSEVRRSVQTMRQSNFNLNESLSTLVENVGRNQSFVIHLDVKLPQIPVQISHQLYCIVQEGFTNIQKHASASFVSLKGYQTSSGIIIELTDNGQGFEVSAPHSGFGLRGMRERVHILGGEIKINSALNSGTQIQVVIPI, via the coding sequence ATGAATTCCATTACAAACACTTCATCTATTCGTCGCACTCTACAGTATATAGAATGGACTCTTTTAGGTGTATATCTAGTTCTTATAATAGTAAATCGGCGAGAAAATAGTTATTTATCACTGCCAATACCAACATTTACCTCATTTGCTTGTCTGACTGCACTGACTGTTTTAAGTTTTTTCTTTCCACTCAATCGTCCCATGTGGCAAAAGAAAATTTATATTTTTTTAGAGATATTATCGGTCATGCTTCCCAGATCGGTCGATGTCAATTTTGAAATTTTACTCTATCTTATAATTGCAAAAAGTTGCTTCTTAATAGAACGTAAATTTATTGTTATAATTGTAATCCTCTCAGGAATTATTTGGAACTCCCTCTTAGTTTGGAGTTTACCCCAAAAACTCAAGTTTAAACGTTCCCACCTGGCTCAACAAATATCTGAATTATATGATACTAAATTCAGCATTACTAAAGAAATTATCAATGATACAGGTGGATATTTAGCAGCAAGTACTTTTGTGCTGTTATTTTCCTTTGTAGTTATTGCAGAGCAAAAAAGCAGGCAAAAAGCAGAAATTTTAACCAAACAAGTAGAAACCTTAGCTGCTACTTTGGAAAGAACACGCATTGCTCGTGAAATTCATGATTCTTTAGGGCATTCTCTGACAACTTTGGATGTGCAGTTAGAACTAGCTCAAAAACTTTATCAACGCGATCCCATTCAATCTGCAAAATCTTTGGATATTGCAAAACAATTAGCAAATCAGTGTTTAAGCGAAGTGAGACGGTCAGTACAAACAATGAGACAGTCTAACTTTAATTTGAATGAATCATTGAGTACTTTAGTAGAAAATGTCGGCAGAAATCAATCATTTGTTATTCATCTAGATGTAAAACTTCCACAAATACCCGTTCAAATCAGCCATCAACTCTACTGTATAGTTCAAGAAGGTTTTACTAACATTCAAAAACACGCCTCAGCAAGTTTTGTCAGTCTCAAAGGTTATCAAACATCAAGTGGGATTATTATAGAACTGACGGATAACGGACAGGGATTTGAAGTCAGCGCACCACACTCTGGGTTTGGGCTGAGAGGAATGAGAGAGCGAGTTCACATTTTGGGCGGAGAAATTAAAATCAACAGCGCTCTCAATTCCGGAACTCAGATTCAGGTAGTGATTCCAATCTAA